A genomic window from Streptomyces broussonetiae includes:
- a CDS encoding TetR/AcrR family transcriptional regulator: MSTPRGARARARIEVTAAIKEAARRQLAEEGAAKLSLRAVARELGMVSSALYRYFPSRDELLTALIIDAYDSLGEAAEQADTAVCGAAPVARWTAVCEAVRGWALAHPHEYALIYGSPVPGYSAPETTVPPASRVGLVLIGIIRAAYEDTGLADLPLPDSLRPEAERLAADLAPELPPEVAASMVAAWAQLFGLVSFDLFGQFNNVVEDREGFFRLAVTQLARGVGMR, encoded by the coding sequence ATGAGCACTCCACGGGGCGCCCGGGCGCGGGCCAGGATCGAAGTCACCGCCGCGATCAAGGAGGCGGCCCGCAGACAGCTGGCGGAGGAGGGCGCGGCAAAGCTCTCGCTGCGCGCCGTCGCCCGCGAGCTGGGCATGGTCTCGTCGGCCCTGTACCGCTACTTCCCCAGCCGCGACGAACTGCTGACCGCCCTGATCATCGACGCCTACGACTCCCTCGGCGAGGCCGCGGAGCAGGCGGACACCGCGGTTTGCGGCGCCGCGCCGGTGGCCCGCTGGACGGCCGTGTGCGAGGCGGTGCGCGGCTGGGCGCTGGCGCATCCGCACGAGTACGCGCTGATCTACGGCTCGCCCGTGCCCGGCTACTCGGCTCCGGAGACCACCGTGCCGCCCGCCTCCCGCGTGGGCCTGGTCCTGATCGGCATCATCCGCGCCGCGTACGAGGACACGGGCCTCGCGGACCTGCCCCTGCCCGACTCCCTGCGCCCGGAGGCCGAACGACTGGCCGCCGACCTCGCCCCGGAGCTGCCGCCCGAGGTCGCCGCCTCGATGGTGGCGGCCTGGGCGCAGCTGTTCGGGCTGGTGAGCTTCGACCTGTTCGGCCAGTTCAACAATGTCGTCGAGGACCGGGAAGGCTTCTTCCGCCTCGCGGTGACACAGCTGGCGCGCGGGGTGGGGATGCGGTAG
- a CDS encoding nitroreductase/quinone reductase family protein — protein MASSSSSSSSPYYLKGSPMNVRLNGVIGWLARHGLSLAGTAEMSVRGRKSGQMQRIPVNPHTCDGEQYLVSARGHSQWVRNMRVAGGGELRVGRRVRTFTAAELPDAEKLPVLRTYLEKWGWEVNQYFDGVTAKSSDEEIIACAGDHPVFRISVTG, from the coding sequence ATGGCGTCGTCTTCTTCGTCCAGCTCTTCGCCGTACTACCTCAAGGGCAGCCCGATGAACGTCCGGCTGAACGGCGTCATCGGCTGGCTCGCCCGGCACGGCCTCAGCCTGGCGGGCACCGCGGAGATGTCCGTGCGGGGCCGCAAGAGCGGCCAGATGCAGCGCATCCCGGTCAACCCGCACACCTGTGACGGCGAGCAGTACCTGGTCTCGGCGCGCGGCCACTCGCAGTGGGTGCGGAACATGCGCGTCGCCGGCGGCGGCGAACTGCGCGTCGGCCGCAGGGTGCGCACCTTCACCGCCGCGGAGCTTCCCGATGCCGAGAAGCTCCCCGTGCTGCGGACCTATCTGGAGAAGTGGGGCTGGGAGGTCAACCAGTACTTCGACGGGGTGACCGCGAAGTCCTCCGACGAGGAGATCATCGCCTGCGCGGGCGACCACCCGGTGTTCCGCATCAGCGTCACGGGCTGA
- a CDS encoding geranylgeranyl reductase family protein — protein MSGENSSADGVQQVWDVVVVGAGPAGASAAYAAAVAGRRVLLLEKAELPRYKTCGGGIIGPSRDALPPGFELPLRDRVHAVTFSHNGRFTRTRRAKQMLFGLVNRAEFDQQLVEHAQKAGAELRTGVTVQRVEQHGSAVPDRRTVAVVLQGGETVLARAVVGADGSASRIGAHVGVKLDQVDLGLEAEIPVPDPVAEDWKGRVLIDWGPMPGSYGWVFPKGDTLTVGVISARGEGAATKRYLEDFIARLGLSGFEPVVSSGHLTRCRADDSPLSRGRVLVCGDAAGLLEPWTREGISFALRSGRLAGEWAVRIAEAHDAVDARRQALNYAFAVKAGLGVEMSVGKRLLAVFERRPGIFHAGLTGLRPIWRAFRDITQGKSSLGEMIRSHPLAQRALTAVDREQSATAQEPAQDPVGS, from the coding sequence GTGAGCGGCGAGAACTCTTCGGCGGACGGCGTTCAGCAGGTTTGGGACGTCGTCGTGGTGGGCGCGGGACCCGCGGGGGCCTCGGCCGCCTATGCTGCCGCGGTTGCGGGACGGCGCGTGCTGTTGCTGGAGAAGGCAGAGTTGCCGCGCTACAAAACCTGCGGCGGCGGCATCATCGGACCCTCCCGCGATGCGCTGCCTCCCGGCTTCGAGCTGCCCCTGCGTGACCGGGTGCATGCGGTCACCTTCTCCCACAACGGACGCTTCACCCGTACCCGCCGTGCCAAGCAGATGCTGTTCGGCCTGGTCAACCGCGCCGAGTTCGACCAGCAGCTGGTCGAGCACGCCCAGAAGGCGGGCGCCGAGCTGCGTACGGGCGTCACGGTGCAGCGAGTGGAGCAGCACGGCTCGGCGGTCCCCGACCGGCGCACGGTGGCCGTCGTCCTCCAGGGCGGCGAGACGGTGCTGGCCCGCGCGGTCGTCGGCGCCGATGGCAGCGCCAGCCGCATAGGGGCCCATGTCGGGGTGAAGCTGGACCAGGTGGACCTCGGCCTGGAGGCGGAGATCCCGGTGCCGGACCCGGTCGCCGAGGACTGGAAGGGCCGCGTCCTCATCGACTGGGGCCCGATGCCCGGCAGTTACGGCTGGGTGTTCCCCAAGGGCGACACCCTGACGGTCGGCGTGATCTCCGCGCGCGGCGAGGGCGCCGCCACGAAGCGGTACTTGGAGGACTTCATCGCCCGGCTCGGCCTGTCCGGCTTCGAACCCGTCGTCTCCTCCGGACATCTGACCCGCTGCCGCGCGGACGACTCGCCGCTGTCCCGGGGGCGGGTACTGGTCTGCGGTGACGCGGCCGGCCTGCTGGAGCCATGGACCCGCGAGGGCATCTCCTTCGCACTGCGCTCGGGCCGGCTCGCGGGGGAGTGGGCGGTCCGCATCGCCGAGGCGCACGACGCGGTCGACGCCCGCCGTCAGGCCCTGAACTACGCGTTCGCGGTCAAGGCCGGGCTCGGCGTCGAGATGAGCGTCGGCAAGCGGCTGCTGGCCGTGTTCGAGAGGCGTCCCGGTATCTTCCACGCGGGCCTCACCGGCTTGCGCCCCATCTGGCGGGCGTTCCGGGACATCACCCAGGGCAAGAGTTCGCTCGGCGAGATGATCCGTTCCCACCCGCTCGCCCAGCGCGCCCTGACCGCGGTGGACCGCGAGCAGAGCGCCACGGCGCAGGAGCCGGCGCAGGACCCGGTCGGTTCGTGA
- a CDS encoding dipeptidase produces the protein MSSNPVAETVASLLPRAKAELTELVAFKSVADFAQFPRSESEAAARWIVDALTAEGFVDVALLDTPDGTQSVYGYLPGPQGAKTVLLYAHYDVQPPLDETAWATPPFELTERDGRWYGRGTADCKGGLIMHLLALRALKANGGVPVNVKVIVEGSEEQGTGGLERYAEQHPELLTADTIVIGDAGNFRVGLPTVTTILRGMTLVRVQIDTLEGNLHSGQFGGAAPDALAALIRVMDSLRAADGSTTVDGLDASATWDGLEYTEEQFRSDARVLDGVELTGGGSVADRLWARPAVTVLGIDCPPVVGATPSVHSSARALISLRVPPGVDATEATKLLEAHIEAHTPWGARLSIEQVGQGQPFRADPTSPAYQAMADAMAVAYPGETMQYAGQGGSIPLCNTLAGLYPRAEILLIGLSEPEAQIHAVNESVSPEELERLSVAEALFLRNYAG, from the coding sequence ATGTCGTCGAATCCGGTCGCCGAGACCGTCGCCTCGCTGCTGCCCAGGGCCAAGGCGGAGCTGACCGAGCTGGTCGCCTTCAAGTCGGTGGCGGACTTCGCGCAGTTCCCCAGGAGCGAGAGCGAGGCCGCCGCGCGCTGGATCGTGGACGCGCTCACCGCCGAGGGTTTCGTCGACGTGGCCCTGCTGGACACCCCGGACGGCACGCAGTCCGTCTACGGCTACCTGCCGGGCCCTCAGGGCGCGAAAACGGTTCTCCTCTACGCCCACTACGATGTGCAGCCGCCGCTGGACGAGACCGCCTGGGCCACTCCGCCGTTCGAGCTGACCGAGCGTGACGGCCGCTGGTACGGCCGTGGGACCGCCGACTGCAAGGGCGGCCTCATCATGCACCTGCTCGCGCTGCGCGCCCTGAAGGCGAACGGCGGCGTGCCGGTCAACGTGAAGGTGATCGTCGAGGGCTCGGAGGAGCAGGGCACCGGCGGCCTGGAGCGGTACGCCGAGCAGCACCCCGAGCTGCTGACGGCGGACACCATCGTGATCGGCGACGCGGGCAACTTCCGCGTCGGCCTGCCGACCGTGACCACCATCCTGCGCGGTATGACCCTGGTCCGGGTGCAGATCGACACCCTCGAGGGCAATCTGCACTCCGGGCAGTTCGGCGGTGCCGCCCCGGACGCACTGGCCGCGCTGATCCGGGTCATGGACTCGCTGCGCGCCGCGGACGGCTCGACCACGGTCGACGGTCTCGACGCGTCGGCGACGTGGGACGGCCTGGAGTACACCGAGGAGCAGTTCCGCTCCGACGCCCGGGTGCTCGACGGCGTCGAGCTGACCGGTGGCGGTTCGGTCGCCGACCGGCTGTGGGCCCGCCCTGCGGTCACCGTCCTCGGCATCGACTGCCCGCCGGTGGTCGGCGCGACCCCGTCGGTGCACTCCAGCGCCCGGGCGCTGATCAGCCTGCGGGTCCCGCCGGGCGTGGACGCCACCGAGGCGACCAAGCTGCTTGAGGCGCACATCGAGGCGCACACCCCGTGGGGCGCCCGGCTCAGCATCGAGCAGGTCGGCCAGGGCCAGCCCTTCCGCGCCGACCCGACCAGCCCGGCGTACCAGGCGATGGCCGACGCGATGGCCGTGGCCTACCCGGGCGAGACCATGCAGTACGCCGGGCAGGGCGGCTCGATCCCGCTGTGCAACACCCTCGCCGGGCTGTACCCGCGGGCGGAAATCCTGCTGATCGGCCTGAGCGAGCCGGAGGCGCAGATCCACGCGGTCAACGAGAGCGTCAGCCCCGAGGAGCTGGAGCGGCTGTCGGTCGCCGAGGCGCTGTTCCTGCGCAACTACGCGGGCTGA
- a CDS encoding NUDIX hydrolase, whose amino-acid sequence MTVVWINGAFGAGKSTTARELIELIPNSTLFDPELVGGSLTHLLPAKRLAEVGDVQDLPIWRRLVVDTAAAMLAELGGTLVVPMTLLRQEHRDEIFGGLAARRIPVHHLLLATDETILRERIARREIPADPPDGEIRIRQWSYDHIEPYRAALTSWLAADAHLVDTSGLTPYEAAARVTDAVAGGAVPPCDIVQTPEPTAETLAAGVLLFDEHDRVLLVDPTYKPGWEFPGGVVERGEAPARAGMREVAEETGIELRDVPRLLVVDWERPAPPGFGGLRLLFDGGRLERDEASRVLLPGPELRGWRFATEQEAAVMLPPVRYERLRWALRARERGTVLYLEGGVPLG is encoded by the coding sequence GTGACCGTCGTCTGGATCAACGGCGCGTTCGGTGCGGGGAAGAGCACGACCGCACGGGAACTGATCGAACTGATCCCGAACAGCACGCTCTTCGACCCCGAGCTGGTCGGAGGGTCGCTCACGCACCTGCTGCCGGCCAAGCGCCTCGCAGAGGTCGGCGACGTCCAGGACCTGCCGATCTGGCGCCGACTGGTCGTCGACACGGCCGCCGCGATGCTCGCCGAGCTGGGCGGAACCCTCGTGGTGCCGATGACCCTGCTCCGTCAGGAGCACCGCGACGAGATCTTCGGCGGCCTCGCCGCCCGCAGGATCCCGGTGCACCATCTGCTTCTCGCCACGGACGAAACGATCCTGCGCGAGCGAATAGCCCGCCGGGAGATTCCGGCCGACCCGCCCGACGGCGAGATACGCATACGGCAGTGGTCGTACGACCACATCGAGCCCTACCGGGCCGCCCTCACGTCGTGGCTCGCCGCGGACGCCCACCTCGTGGACACCAGCGGCCTCACCCCGTACGAGGCTGCCGCGCGTGTCACCGACGCCGTCGCCGGCGGTGCCGTGCCCCCCTGCGACATCGTGCAGACCCCCGAGCCGACCGCCGAGACGCTCGCCGCCGGGGTGCTGCTCTTCGACGAGCACGACCGGGTGCTGCTGGTGGACCCCACCTACAAGCCCGGCTGGGAGTTCCCGGGCGGTGTGGTGGAGCGCGGTGAGGCACCGGCGCGTGCCGGGATGCGCGAGGTCGCCGAGGAGACCGGGATCGAGCTGCGGGACGTGCCCCGGCTGCTGGTGGTGGACTGGGAGCGGCCCGCCCCGCCCGGCTTCGGCGGGCTGCGGCTGCTGTTCGACGGCGGCCGACTGGAGCGGGACGAGGCCTCGCGGGTGCTGCTGCCGGGTCCGGAGCTGCGCGGCTGGCGCTTCGCCACCGAACAGGAGGCCGCCGTCATGCTCCCGCCGGTCCGCTACGAACGGCTGCGCTGGGCCCTGCGGGCCCGCGAGCGGGGGACCGTGCTGTATCTGGAGGGCGGGGTACCACTCGGGTGA
- a CDS encoding maleylpyruvate isomerase family mycothiol-dependent enzyme, translating to MRVQVSGFPAGDSDDDPLGLVVRSGDRLAGAAAALSDAQVRAPSGLPGWTRGHVLAHVAHSADAYVWMLGLARTGRAPGPRADKATLAAALQRDASLSAGRLTALLRESLDRFTAQALAMPAPAWGTPVAALAGWRHPAWYLLLRCLRELETHHFDLAVGHGTEKWPEAYVCWALDDTLGTLRTQGFPLASVEAVDLGRHWPLAQAGPSVAGAGHLVLGWLSGRLPADALNTYGPARPLPTPPAWPQPPLPGWGRIDSET from the coding sequence ATGCGTGTACAGGTGAGCGGATTCCCGGCCGGCGACTCCGACGACGATCCCCTCGGCCTCGTGGTGCGCTCGGGGGACCGGCTCGCAGGGGCCGCCGCCGCGCTGTCCGACGCCCAGGTGCGCGCCCCGTCGGGGCTGCCCGGGTGGACGCGCGGCCATGTGCTCGCCCATGTCGCCCACAGCGCCGACGCCTACGTGTGGATGCTGGGTCTCGCACGCACCGGCCGTGCGCCGGGACCGCGCGCGGACAAGGCGACGCTGGCCGCAGCACTGCAGCGGGACGCGTCACTGTCCGCCGGGCGGCTCACGGCCCTGCTGCGGGAGAGCCTCGACCGGTTCACGGCGCAGGCTCTCGCGATGCCCGCTCCCGCCTGGGGCACTCCTGTCGCCGCGCTGGCCGGCTGGCGGCACCCGGCCTGGTATCTCCTGCTGCGGTGTCTGCGGGAGCTGGAGACGCACCACTTCGATCTGGCCGTCGGTCATGGGACCGAGAAGTGGCCGGAAGCGTACGTCTGCTGGGCGCTGGACGACACACTCGGCACGCTGCGGACCCAGGGCTTTCCACTCGCCTCGGTGGAGGCCGTGGATCTCGGCCGGCACTGGCCCCTGGCACAGGCGGGACCCTCGGTCGCCGGGGCCGGACACCTGGTGCTCGGCTGGCTGAGCGGACGCCTTCCGGCCGACGCACTGAACACCTACGGACCGGCGCGTCCGCTGCCGACCCCGCCCGCCTGGCCCCAGCCGCCGCTGCCGGGCTGGGGACGTATCGACAGCGAGACGTGA
- a CDS encoding NPCBM/NEW2 domain-containing protein has protein sequence MRHPHTRTTHAIHATRPRLLRALTAGLLCTAGLAAPAVAAPAVAAPAAAAPARQAPAAPALANGLALTPPMGFNNWNSTHCRADFNEAMVKGIADLFVAKGLKDAGYRYVNLDDCWALPNRDADGKLVPDPARFPNGIKAVADYVHAKGLKLGIYTSAGVKTCNSAGFPGALGHEYSDARQFADWGVDYLKYDNCNNLGVDAQQRYRTMRDALKATGRPIVYSICEWGENKPWQWAADVGNLWRTTGDISDSWDSMVSILKQNLPLAQYAGPGHWNDPDMLEVGNGGMTDTEYRSHFSLWSIMAAPLLIGTDLRKASQATLDILDNKEVIAVDQDPLGKQGTVVSSTDGRWVIAKEMKDGSRAVALFNESGTAQRIATTASAVGLPGTPAYTLRDLWQQQSYNTAGTIAATVPAHGTVLLRVAADPHWATRPPATELGLDGSPLMEAATPVTLTGTVTDLGRTPARRVSVSLTGPDGWAVRPTTATTAAALTTGRTLRTGWSVTAPAGTPTGSYGLTLHTRYRSPAGQQVTSTLPVSASVVVRPPAGPSYLSDLPWLSATSGWGPVERDTSNGESAAGDGHPITIGGTVYAKGLGAHAPSDISFYTGRACTKVSADVGVDDEKGTQGTVAFEIWADGTKVASTGVLTNAMPAQPLTADVTGAQVVRLVVTDGGDGNDSDHADWADAQVSC, from the coding sequence ATGCGTCACCCTCACACCCGCACCACCCACGCCATCCACGCCACGCGCCCAAGACTGCTCAGAGCGCTGACGGCGGGGCTCCTGTGCACGGCAGGCCTCGCCGCCCCGGCCGTCGCCGCCCCGGCCGTCGCCGCCCCGGCCGCCGCGGCCCCGGCGCGGCAGGCACCCGCCGCCCCCGCCCTGGCCAACGGCCTCGCGCTCACCCCGCCGATGGGCTTCAACAACTGGAACTCCACACACTGCCGGGCCGACTTCAACGAGGCCATGGTCAAGGGGATCGCGGACCTCTTCGTGGCCAAGGGCCTCAAGGACGCGGGCTACCGGTACGTCAACCTGGACGACTGCTGGGCCCTGCCGAACCGCGACGCCGACGGCAAACTGGTACCCGACCCGGCCCGTTTCCCGAACGGCATCAAGGCGGTTGCCGACTACGTCCACGCCAAGGGCCTCAAGCTCGGCATCTACACCAGCGCCGGAGTCAAGACGTGCAACAGCGCGGGCTTCCCGGGCGCGCTCGGCCATGAGTACAGCGACGCACGACAGTTCGCCGACTGGGGCGTCGACTACCTGAAGTACGACAACTGCAACAACCTCGGCGTCGACGCCCAGCAGCGCTACCGGACCATGCGCGACGCGCTGAAGGCGACCGGTCGGCCCATCGTCTACAGCATCTGCGAGTGGGGTGAGAACAAGCCCTGGCAGTGGGCGGCCGACGTCGGCAATCTGTGGCGCACCACCGGTGACATCAGCGACAGCTGGGACTCGATGGTCTCGATCCTCAAACAGAACCTCCCGCTCGCGCAGTACGCCGGACCCGGCCACTGGAACGACCCCGACATGCTGGAGGTCGGCAACGGCGGCATGACGGACACCGAGTACCGCTCGCACTTCTCGCTGTGGTCGATCATGGCGGCACCCCTGCTCATCGGCACCGACCTGCGCAAGGCCTCCCAGGCGACCCTCGACATCCTGGACAACAAGGAGGTCATCGCCGTCGACCAGGACCCGCTCGGCAAGCAGGGCACGGTCGTGTCGTCCACGGACGGGCGCTGGGTGATCGCCAAGGAGATGAAGGACGGCAGCCGCGCGGTGGCCCTGTTCAACGAGTCCGGCACCGCCCAGCGGATCGCCACCACCGCGAGCGCCGTCGGCCTGCCCGGCACCCCCGCCTACACCCTGCGGGACCTGTGGCAGCAGCAGAGCTACAACACCGCCGGCACCATCGCCGCGACCGTCCCTGCCCACGGCACGGTCCTGCTGCGGGTCGCGGCCGATCCGCACTGGGCGACCCGGCCCCCGGCGACCGAACTCGGCCTGGACGGCAGCCCGTTGATGGAGGCCGCCACCCCGGTCACGCTGACCGGCACCGTCACCGACCTGGGCCGGACCCCCGCGCGCCGGGTCTCCGTGTCCCTGACCGGCCCCGACGGATGGGCCGTACGTCCCACCACGGCGACCACGGCCGCCGCACTCACCACCGGCCGCACCCTGCGCACCGGCTGGAGCGTGACCGCGCCCGCCGGGACACCGACCGGCTCCTACGGCCTGACGCTCCACACCCGTTACCGCTCACCGGCCGGTCAGCAGGTCACCAGCACCCTCCCGGTCAGCGCGTCCGTGGTGGTACGGCCGCCCGCCGGACCGTCGTATCTCAGCGACCTGCCCTGGCTGTCGGCGACCAGCGGCTGGGGACCGGTGGAACGTGACACCAGCAACGGGGAGAGCGCCGCGGGCGACGGACACCCGATCACCATCGGCGGCACGGTGTACGCCAAGGGGCTCGGGGCGCACGCGCCGAGCGACATCTCCTTCTACACCGGCAGGGCCTGTACGAAGGTCAGCGCGGACGTCGGCGTGGACGACGAGAAGGGCACTCAGGGCACCGTCGCCTTCGAGATCTGGGCGGACGGTACGAAGGTCGCCTCGACGGGCGTCCTGACGAACGCGATGCCCGCCCAGCCGCTCACCGCCGACGTCACCGGCGCCCAGGTGGTCCGCCTCGTCGTCACCGACGGCGGCGACGGCAACGACTCGGACCACGCGGACTGGGCGGACGCACAGGTCAGTTGCTGA
- a CDS encoding ROK family protein: MHTDLVAALDIGGTKIAGALVDDDGRILARAQRATPAQQDGETVMLAVEEVLADLARTPMWDRAGALGIGSAGPVDASAGTVSPVNVPGWRDFPLVERVLAATGGLPVELIGDGVAITAAEHWQGAARGHDNALCMVVSTGVGGGLVLNGQLHPGPTGNAGHIGHISVDLDGDPCPCGSRGCVERIASGPNIARRALEQGWRPGPDGDTSAAAVAAAAREGDPVAVASFERAAQALAAGIAATATLVEIDIAVIGGGVGKAGDILFTPLRKALTDYATLSFVQRLTVTPAQMGTDAGLVGAAASALARRPDATAAGV; this comes from the coding sequence ATGCACACCGACCTCGTGGCGGCCCTGGACATCGGTGGCACCAAGATCGCCGGCGCGCTCGTGGACGACGACGGCCGGATCCTGGCGCGCGCCCAGCGCGCCACACCTGCCCAGCAGGACGGCGAAACGGTCATGCTGGCGGTCGAGGAGGTGCTCGCCGACCTCGCCCGGACACCGATGTGGGACCGCGCCGGCGCCCTCGGCATCGGCAGCGCCGGCCCGGTGGACGCCTCGGCCGGCACCGTCAGTCCGGTGAACGTGCCCGGCTGGCGCGACTTCCCGCTGGTCGAGCGGGTCCTGGCGGCCACCGGTGGCCTGCCCGTCGAGCTGATCGGCGACGGCGTCGCGATCACCGCGGCCGAGCACTGGCAGGGCGCCGCACGTGGCCACGACAACGCGCTGTGCATGGTGGTCTCGACGGGCGTCGGCGGCGGCCTGGTCCTGAACGGGCAACTGCATCCCGGCCCGACCGGCAACGCCGGGCACATCGGGCACATCAGTGTGGACCTCGACGGCGACCCGTGCCCGTGTGGCTCCCGGGGTTGTGTGGAGCGCATCGCCAGTGGGCCCAACATCGCCCGCCGTGCCCTGGAGCAGGGCTGGCGGCCGGGCCCCGACGGCGACACCTCCGCCGCCGCGGTGGCCGCCGCCGCCCGCGAGGGCGACCCGGTCGCCGTGGCCTCCTTCGAGCGGGCGGCCCAGGCGCTGGCCGCCGGCATCGCGGCCACCGCGACCCTGGTCGAGATCGACATCGCGGTGATCGGCGGCGGCGTCGGCAAGGCGGGCGACATCCTCTTCACGCCGCTGCGCAAGGCGCTCACCGACTACGCGACCCTGTCCTTCGTCCAGCGCCTGACGGTCACCCCCGCACAGATGGGTACCGACGCCGGCCTGGTCGGTGCCGCGGCGTCCGCCCTGGCCCGCCGCCCGGACGCGACGGCGGCGGGGGTCTGA
- a CDS encoding LacI family DNA-binding transcriptional regulator, with the protein MPDTTRPADRLPGSRYGNRPTMKDVAARAGVGLKTVSRVVNGEPGVTPDTERRVQEAIDALGFRRNDSARVLRKGRTASIGLVLEDLADPFYGPLSRAVEEVARAHGALLINGSSAEDPDREQELALALCARRVDGLVVIPAGDDHRYLEPEIRAGVATVFVDRPAGRIDADVVLSDNFGGARDGVAHLIAHGHRRIGFIGDMPRIHTAAERLRGYRAAMEEAGIPVEDAWMSLGQTNPERVRRAAREMLGGPDPVTAIFTGNNRVTVTVIRVLAEQSRRVALVGFDDLELADLLEPGLTVVAQDAAALGRTAAERLFRRLDGGLVTPERIELPTRLITRGSGELPPAD; encoded by the coding sequence GTGCCCGACACCACCCGCCCCGCAGACCGCCTGCCCGGCAGCCGCTACGGCAACCGCCCGACGATGAAGGACGTCGCGGCGCGGGCCGGTGTGGGGCTCAAGACGGTGTCCCGGGTGGTCAACGGCGAGCCGGGGGTCACGCCGGACACCGAACGCCGGGTGCAGGAGGCCATCGACGCACTGGGCTTCCGCCGCAACGACAGCGCCCGGGTGCTGCGCAAGGGCCGTACGGCCAGCATCGGCCTGGTCCTGGAGGATCTCGCCGACCCCTTCTACGGCCCGCTCAGCCGCGCCGTCGAGGAGGTGGCCCGGGCCCATGGCGCACTGCTGATCAACGGCTCCAGCGCCGAGGACCCCGACCGCGAGCAGGAGCTGGCGCTGGCGCTGTGCGCCCGGCGGGTGGACGGGCTGGTGGTGATCCCGGCCGGGGACGACCACCGCTATCTCGAGCCGGAGATCCGGGCCGGGGTGGCGACCGTGTTCGTGGACCGTCCGGCCGGGCGGATCGACGCCGATGTGGTCCTGTCCGACAACTTCGGCGGCGCCCGGGACGGCGTGGCCCATCTGATCGCCCACGGCCACCGCCGGATCGGGTTCATCGGCGACATGCCCCGCATCCACACGGCGGCCGAGCGGCTGCGCGGCTACCGGGCGGCCATGGAGGAAGCGGGGATACCTGTGGAGGACGCGTGGATGTCCCTCGGGCAGACGAATCCGGAGCGGGTGCGCCGGGCGGCGCGGGAGATGCTCGGCGGACCCGATCCCGTCACCGCGATCTTCACGGGCAACAACCGGGTGACGGTCACCGTGATCCGCGTCCTGGCCGAGCAGTCCCGCCGGGTCGCCCTGGTCGGCTTCGACGACCTCGAGCTGGCCGATCTGCTCGAGCCGGGCCTGACGGTCGTCGCGCAGGACGCGGCCGCCCTCGGCCGTACGGCGGCCGAGCGCCTCTTTCGCCGGCTCGACGGCGGTCTGGTCACCCCGGAGCGCATCGAGCTGCCCACGCGGCTGATCACACGCGGCTCGGGCGAGCTGCCGCCGGCCGACTGA